The Blastocatellia bacterium nucleotide sequence CCCGCCCCAGCGCCGCTGACTCGGTTGCGCGGCGAGTTCCGCCGTCACGTCATCATCAAGAGCATTCAGCGAGCGGCCGCCCGTCAGGCAATCGAATGGGCGTTCAAGCAGACGCGCCGGGCCGGCTTTGATACGCATTGCATCAGCATTGACGTGGACCCCGTTGATTTGATGTAGGCGCGGACGCATGGAGTCAGAATGTGCTACCAAGGATCACAAAAAACGCTGGATTGGCTGGAGACAATAGCCAACAGCGTTGCCACAAAGCGCCGACCTGAACCAGCACCCAGGCCGGCGCTCGTCGGTTGTTGTCTCTTCGCAGGCCGTGCTAACATTAGCCGGAAAGGAGAAAAGGGTTATGTTTGAATCGCCGCTGGAGTCGGAAGCAAAGTTGTCGCGTGGCCGCTCCATCAAAATTGTCGCCATCACGGCAGCCGTGTTCGCCGTCTTGCTGGCTGTCTTTCTCTACCTGAACCACCGCTACGAATCCAAGGCGACGATCGAATCGGAGCCATACCGCGCTGGCTCGCCTGAGTTCGATTCGTATTTGAAATTCGTCGAGCTGGAACAACAAGACCCACAAGGTTCGGAGAACTTGTTGGGACAGATCATCGTGGTCGCCAACGCGATTTTACACAATCGCGGTGATAAGACGTTGAATCATGTCGAAGTGCGCGCGGTCGTTTACGATGCAGCCGGTAATGAAATCGCCGAGCGCACAGCGCGGCCTGTCCCGCGCGTGCGTCGGCAACTGGCGCCGGGCGAATCCATGCTGGTGCGGGTGAACGTGGATAGCATCCCGGCAGGCTCGGTCCCGGCAGCCGCGCAAGTCGTGTTGACCGGCTTGCGATTCAAGCCGTGAATC carries:
- a CDS encoding FxLYD domain-containing protein, which encodes MFESPLESEAKLSRGRSIKIVAITAAVFAVLLAVFLYLNHRYESKATIESEPYRAGSPEFDSYLKFVELEQQDPQGSENLLGQIIVVANAILHNRGDKTLNHVEVRAVVYDAAGNEIAERTARPVPRVRRQLAPGESMLVRVNVDSIPAGSVPAAAQVVLTGLRFKP